Proteins from one Lachnospiraceae bacterium KGMB03038 genomic window:
- a CDS encoding galactose mutarotase, which produces MAQLFGTTKKGEKSWIYRMKNQKGMEVLVSDYGASIVSLYVPDRQGHPVDVVLGYDSVEGYEQGTLFFGGVIGRVANRIGGARFLLNGNTYPLTANDHGNTLHGGRDFTNQRIWETLEAKEQEVTFSLVSPNGDQGFPGEVQIQVIYALTDDNELRIRYQGKAREDTVLNLTNHSYFNLAGHASGSVEDQEVQIQAQAFTRTDACSIPTGEFVPVDGTPMDFRRRKKIGKEIEEDYEALSLAGGYDHNYVLDGVGLRKVALMYAQETGIAMEVSTDLPGMQFYTANFVAGERGKEGAVYEKRSGACFETQYFPDSVNQHSFETPLVRGGEMYDTVTVYRFVS; this is translated from the coding sequence ATGGCACAACTGTTCGGAACAACGAAAAAGGGAGAAAAAAGCTGGATTTACAGGATGAAGAATCAAAAAGGGATGGAAGTCCTGGTCAGCGATTACGGAGCTTCTATCGTAAGTCTGTACGTGCCGGACCGGCAGGGGCATCCCGTTGACGTGGTGCTGGGATATGACAGTGTGGAAGGTTATGAACAGGGGACATTGTTTTTTGGCGGTGTGATCGGAAGAGTCGCCAATCGGATCGGAGGGGCCCGGTTTTTGTTAAATGGGAATACCTATCCGTTAACGGCAAATGATCACGGAAATACGCTCCATGGAGGCCGGGATTTTACCAATCAGAGAATCTGGGAAACTTTGGAAGCAAAGGAACAGGAAGTGACTTTTTCCCTGGTGAGCCCAAATGGAGACCAGGGATTCCCAGGAGAGGTCCAGATCCAGGTGATCTATGCGCTGACAGACGACAATGAACTAAGGATCCGCTATCAGGGAAAGGCCAGGGAAGATACGGTTTTGAATCTGACCAATCACAGCTATTTTAATCTGGCGGGGCATGCAAGCGGCAGTGTAGAGGATCAGGAAGTCCAGATCCAGGCGCAGGCATTTACCCGGACAGATGCCTGTTCGATTCCTACAGGAGAGTTTGTTCCTGTGGATGGGACACCTATGGATTTTCGCAGGAGAAAGAAGATTGGAAAAGAGATAGAGGAAGATTATGAAGCCCTCAGCCTGGCGGGAGGTTATGATCACAATTATGTATTAGACGGCGTTGGATTGCGCAAGGTGGCGCTGATGTATGCCCAAGAGACGGGGATTGCCATGGAGGTTTCTACAGATCTTCCGGGGATGCAGTTTTATACCGCCAACTTTGTCGCGGGAGAGCGGGGCAAAGAAGGGGCTGTTTATGAAAAGAGAAGCGGAGCCTGTTTTGAGACTCAGTATTTCCCGGATTCTGTGAACCAGCATTCTTTTGAGACACCGTTGGTTCGGGGAGGGGAAATGTATGATACGGTGACGGTATACCGGTTCGTATCATGA
- a CDS encoding N-acetylmuramoyl-L-alanine amidase produces MKKKGYKRISLAQQKRRMRRNIHLGIMILIFVLLAVGVLKIAKPDWFGRGYFELTGEKIDASKPEIDVELLTVNPYSRPGTETDRITGIVIHYTANPGATAMENRNYFEGLKDSHTTRTSSNFIVGLDGEIVQCVPTWEVAYASNDRNHDTVSIECCHPDESGKFNEATYRSMVQLSAWLCLKFDLGPEDVIRHYDVTGKNCPKYFVENEDAWKRFRSDIQSALDESAE; encoded by the coding sequence ATGAAAAAGAAGGGGTACAAAAGAATCAGCTTGGCGCAGCAAAAGAGAAGAATGCGGCGAAATATCCATCTGGGCATCATGATCCTGATTTTTGTGTTATTGGCTGTGGGAGTCCTTAAAATAGCGAAACCAGACTGGTTTGGCCGTGGATATTTTGAACTGACGGGAGAAAAGATCGATGCGTCAAAGCCGGAAATTGATGTGGAACTTTTGACGGTGAATCCTTATTCCAGACCAGGAACGGAAACCGACCGGATCACAGGGATCGTGATTCACTATACAGCGAATCCGGGAGCGACAGCTATGGAAAACAGGAATTATTTTGAAGGACTGAAAGACAGCCACACAACCAGGACCAGCAGTAATTTTATTGTGGGCCTGGACGGGGAGATCGTTCAGTGCGTGCCTACCTGGGAAGTGGCTTACGCTTCTAATGACCGGAATCATGACACGGTATCTATCGAGTGCTGTCATCCGGATGAAAGCGGAAAGTTCAATGAAGCTACTTATCGTTCCATGGTACAGCTTAGCGCCTGGCTCTGCCTGAAGTTCGATCTGGGACCGGAAGATGTGATCCGCCACTACGATGTAACCGGGAAGAACTGTCCGAAATACTTCGTAGAAAACGAGGATGCCTGGAAGCGGTTCCGAAGCGATATCCAGAGCGCCCTGGACGAGAGCGCGGAGTGA
- a CDS encoding AAA family ATPase — protein MNDLEMYREQLALCDDKVIDALVERNAIVEKIMSYKEEYGMSILQPQQEEKQKRRLEEKLTDNKYKEEIYDVFRCILKNSKRIQARKLFDYNIVLIGFMGAGKSTVSDYLSTMFAMDIVEMDQVIAEREEMSITDIFETYGEEYFRNLETELLKEMQNGKNTVISCGGGAALRSQNVEEMKKNGRVVLLTASPEVIFERVKDNDERPILEGRKGVREIAQLMEERREKYEAAADIVVNTDNKTVLQVCEELVRRLMEMDGE, from the coding sequence ATGAATGATTTAGAAATGTATAGGGAACAGCTGGCGCTTTGCGATGATAAGGTCATCGACGCGCTGGTGGAGAGAAACGCGATCGTAGAAAAGATCATGTCTTACAAGGAAGAATACGGAATGTCGATCCTGCAGCCCCAGCAGGAAGAAAAGCAAAAGCGGCGGCTGGAGGAAAAATTAACGGATAACAAATATAAAGAAGAGATTTATGACGTTTTCCGCTGTATCTTAAAAAACAGTAAGCGGATACAGGCTAGGAAGCTGTTTGATTATAATATTGTTTTGATCGGATTTATGGGAGCTGGAAAGTCTACCGTATCCGATTATCTGAGCACCATGTTCGCTATGGATATTGTGGAAATGGACCAGGTGATCGCGGAACGGGAAGAGATGAGCATTACCGATATTTTTGAGACTTATGGAGAAGAATATTTTCGAAATCTTGAGACAGAGCTTCTCAAAGAGATGCAGAACGGGAAGAATACCGTTATCTCCTGCGGGGGCGGCGCGGCGCTGAGAAGCCAGAATGTGGAAGAAATGAAGAAAAACGGAAGAGTAGTGCTCTTGACCGCAAGTCCGGAGGTAATCTTCGAGCGGGTAAAAGATAATGATGAAAGGCCGATTCTGGAAGGAAGGAAAGGTGTGCGGGAGATCGCGCAGCTTATGGAAGAGCGCCGGGAAAAATACGAAGCGGCGGCAGATATCGTGGTGAATACAGACAATAAAACGGTGCTTCAGGTCTGTGAAGAACTGGTACGGCGCCTGATGGAAATGGATGGAGAATAA
- a CDS encoding YqeG family HAD IIIA-type phosphatase, translating to MFERFFPDRYVASTYVIDFEKLYEKGFRGLIFDIDNTLVPHGAPADDRAVKLFAGLKRIGFCCCLISNNQEPRVKMFNEKIQVDYIYNAHKPSVKNYRKAMEIMGTDTSNTVFIGDQLFTDVWGAKRAGIPSILVKPIHPKEEIQIVLKRFLERIVLRSYEKSQKKEKKVEKSRNLL from the coding sequence ATGTTTGAGAGATTTTTCCCTGACCGGTATGTGGCATCTACTTATGTTATTGATTTTGAGAAACTTTATGAAAAAGGGTTCCGGGGCCTGATTTTTGATATTGATAATACGCTGGTCCCCCATGGGGCGCCGGCGGATGATCGGGCAGTAAAACTGTTTGCGGGACTTAAAAGGATCGGTTTTTGCTGCTGTCTGATCTCCAATAACCAGGAGCCCAGGGTAAAGATGTTTAATGAGAAGATCCAGGTGGACTACATTTATAACGCGCACAAACCTTCTGTGAAAAATTACCGGAAGGCAATGGAGATCATGGGAACAGACACAAGCAATACAGTTTTTATCGGAGACCAGCTTTTTACCGATGTCTGGGGGGCAAAGCGGGCCGGGATACCCAGTATCCTGGTAAAACCGATCCATCCAAAGGAAGAGATCCAGATTGTGCTGAAGCGCTTTCTGGAAAGGATTGTCCTGCGCTCTTATGAGAAAAGCCAGAAGAAAGAAAAAAAGGTTGAAAAAAGCCGAAATCTATTATAG
- the efp gene encoding elongation factor P codes for MVSAGDFKNGLTVEIEGTVYQILEFQHVKPGKGAAFVRTKLKNIINGGVVEKTFRPTEKFENAHIDRKEMQYLYNDGDLYYFMDTETFDQIAVNADTVGDSLKFVKENENVKVSSYQGSVFAIEPPLNVELVITETEPGFKGDTAQGATKPAIVETGAQVMVPLFVEQDDKIKIDTRTGEYLSRV; via the coding sequence ATGGTATCAGCAGGTGATTTTAAAAATGGTCTTACCGTAGAGATTGAGGGAACGGTATATCAGATTCTGGAATTTCAGCACGTAAAGCCAGGGAAAGGCGCGGCTTTTGTTCGTACAAAGCTGAAAAATATCATCAACGGAGGTGTGGTTGAGAAAACCTTCCGTCCGACAGAAAAGTTTGAGAACGCTCATATCGACCGGAAAGAGATGCAGTATCTCTATAATGATGGAGATCTGTATTATTTCATGGATACAGAGACGTTTGACCAGATTGCGGTCAATGCGGATACAGTCGGAGATTCTCTGAAGTTTGTGAAAGAGAATGAGAATGTAAAAGTAAGCTCTTACCAGGGAAGCGTATTCGCGATCGAGCCGCCGCTCAACGTAGAATTGGTGATCACAGAGACAGAGCCGGGATTCAAGGGCGATACAGCTCAGGGAGCCACAAAGCCGGCGATCGTAGAGACAGGGGCTCAGGTAATGGTTCCGCTGTTTGTTGAGCAGGATGATAAGATTAAGATTGATACCCGTACCGGAGAGTATCTGTCAAGGGTATAG
- a CDS encoding branched-chain amino acid ABC transporter permease: MGYKQAFKKAFPYTIPVLTGYLFIGIAFGVMFAEKGYSFLWAVLMSVLVYAGSGQYLAVNFFAPGVSLLQVFFLTLMVNVRHIFYGISLLEKFHSMGGKRWYMIFGLTDETYSLLCTTKVPEGVEEDKFLFAISLMNQSYWVIGSAIGGLAGAMLPVNSEGIDFAMTALFVVIFVEQWFEKKNRLPEMIGVAAAFVCLQIFGADGFVLPSMLLIVLVLFVGKTRMERQVDEACQ, translated from the coding sequence ATGGGTTATAAACAGGCGTTTAAAAAAGCGTTCCCCTATACCATACCGGTTCTGACCGGATACTTATTTATTGGGATCGCATTCGGCGTGATGTTCGCGGAAAAGGGATATTCTTTTCTTTGGGCGGTTTTGATGAGTGTTTTGGTCTACGCCGGATCGGGGCAGTATCTGGCGGTGAATTTTTTCGCGCCAGGCGTGTCGCTTCTGCAGGTGTTTTTCCTTACGCTGATGGTCAATGTACGCCATATTTTCTACGGGATCTCCCTGCTTGAGAAATTTCACAGTATGGGTGGGAAACGCTGGTACATGATCTTTGGATTGACGGACGAGACCTATTCTCTTTTGTGTACTACAAAAGTACCGGAGGGAGTGGAAGAGGATAAATTTTTATTTGCGATCTCGCTCATGAATCAGTCCTACTGGGTCATTGGGTCTGCCATTGGAGGCTTAGCGGGGGCTATGCTTCCGGTCAACTCGGAAGGAATTGATTTTGCCATGACGGCGTTGTTTGTGGTGATCTTTGTGGAACAGTGGTTTGAGAAAAAGAACCGTCTTCCGGAGATGATCGGAGTGGCGGCGGCTTTTGTATGTTTACAGATCTTTGGAGCGGACGGGTTTGTGCTCCCTTCCATGCTTCTGATCGTGCTGGTTCTTTTTGTTGGAAAGACCAGAATGGAAAGGCAGGTGGATGAAGCATGCCAGTAA
- a CDS encoding branched-chain amino acid transporter AzlD, producing the protein MPVSVGMSLLIILVVALTTFGTRVVPFLIFPKGKEVPPVIQYLGKVLTPAVIGLLVVYCLRETPVLAAPYGIPEASAVAVTAILHVWKRNNLLSIGVGTVLYMFLIQVVF; encoded by the coding sequence ATGCCAGTAAGTGTGGGAATGTCTCTTTTGATCATTCTGGTTGTGGCGCTTACCACTTTTGGCACCAGAGTAGTCCCTTTTTTGATCTTCCCCAAGGGGAAAGAAGTGCCGCCGGTGATCCAATATCTGGGAAAAGTGCTGACTCCCGCGGTCATCGGGCTTTTGGTGGTCTATTGTCTGAGAGAAACGCCGGTGCTCGCGGCGCCTTACGGGATTCCGGAAGCCTCCGCGGTAGCGGTCACGGCGATCCTGCATGTATGGAAGAGGAATAATCTTTTGAGTATTGGTGTGGGAACCGTGCTCTATATGTTTTTGATCCAGGTTGTTTTTTGA